One Armatimonadota bacterium DNA window includes the following coding sequences:
- a CDS encoding ABC transporter permease subunit has translation MAAPIRAVFANPIVGREFKTRLRSKRTYVAQGVLIGLLFGIVGIVYMLALGVQRDFGMTDVQMVLQTLYLGILSGQTALVCLAAPTLTATAIVGERERKTLDLLTSSPVRAGDLLVGKLMAAASYMALLLAMTLPAASIGILAGGATPIEAALAYLIILTDATLLAAIALFISVYAKSSGNAIAFSFFAAFVFLAATFPLAAMSFGSAFWGMGYVMAPLASLNPFAAAMIADTQSDILGLSVPVWVVTVVVALALIRLLVTLGSIGTGLQSGNAVGSARRQGLLVFLLLILVGAAPIMRTHYAETATTSAAVGIGLLTAVSPWIACHAERRPGWFRGSGAFRADPTGSLPFLLIAAAWLTFWSFAIPSIGAGKIVDSPLASFMLGMALFAWGLCRFISAFDLGLGVKRFAALFCLTAISALPATIASATAGYQWREQWLYQWSVVGTIDRALEAAYSGPISVGPSIGGEIWSVSIAYALAGLGMALLAQRVRMHQA, from the coding sequence ATGGCCGCGCCGATTCGGGCGGTTTTTGCCAATCCGATCGTCGGCCGGGAGTTTAAGACTCGGCTTCGGTCTAAGCGCACCTATGTCGCTCAGGGCGTTCTGATCGGACTGCTGTTCGGCATCGTCGGTATCGTCTATATGTTGGCGCTTGGCGTTCAGCGCGATTTTGGGATGACCGACGTGCAGATGGTGTTGCAGACGCTCTATCTGGGCATTTTGTCCGGCCAAACGGCGCTGGTTTGTCTGGCCGCGCCGACGCTGACGGCGACCGCGATTGTGGGCGAGAGGGAGCGAAAGACCCTCGATCTGTTGACCAGTTCTCCGGTTCGGGCGGGCGATCTGCTGGTCGGCAAGCTGATGGCGGCAGCCTCTTACATGGCGCTGCTGTTGGCAATGACGCTGCCCGCCGCGAGCATCGGCATTTTGGCCGGTGGCGCCACGCCGATCGAGGCGGCTTTAGCCTACCTGATTATCCTGACGGACGCGACCCTGCTGGCCGCGATCGCGCTGTTTATCTCCGTCTACGCCAAAAGCAGCGGCAACGCGATCGCGTTCAGTTTCTTCGCGGCGTTCGTCTTTTTGGCGGCTACTTTTCCGTTGGCGGCGATGTCTTTCGGTAGTGCGTTCTGGGGCATGGGGTACGTCATGGCGCCTTTGGCCTCGCTCAATCCATTTGCGGCGGCCATGATCGCCGATACGCAATCGGACATTCTTGGTCTCTCCGTGCCGGTTTGGGTCGTAACCGTTGTCGTTGCCTTGGCGCTGATCAGGCTTCTGGTAACGTTGGGGAGCATTGGCACGGGGTTGCAGAGCGGCAACGCCGTTGGGAGCGCCAGACGACAAGGGCTTTTAGTTTTTCTGTTGCTGATATTGGTCGGCGCGGCGCCGATCATGCGGACCCATTATGCAGAAACAGCGACGACGAGCGCGGCGGTCGGCATTGGACTGCTGACGGCCGTTTCGCCTTGGATTGCATGCCATGCCGAGCGACGGCCCGGGTGGTTTCGAGGGTCGGGCGCTTTTCGAGCGGACCCGACGGGGTCGCTGCCCTTTTTGCTGATTGCGGCGGCTTGGTTGACGTTTTGGTCGTTTGCCATCCCTAGCATCGGGGCGGGCAAGATTGTGGACTCGCCATTAGCGTCGTTCATGTTGGGAATGGCGCTCTTTGCTTGGGGGCTGTGCCGGTTTATTAGCGCGTTCGATTTGGGGTTGGGGGTTAAGCGTTTTGCGGCGCTGTTCTGCTTAACGGCGATATCGGCTTTGCCGGCGACTATCGCATCGGCTACGGCGGGCTATCAATGGCGAGAGCAGTGGCTGTATCAATGGTCCGTGGTCGGGACGATCGATAGGGCGCTGGAAGCGGCCTATAGCGGCCCTATCTCTGTCGGGCCGTCGATCGGCGGCGAGATTTGGTCGGTGTCGATAGCCTACGCCCTGGCAGGGCTGGGGATGGCGCTCTTAGCCCAGCGCGTTAGGATGCATCAGGCCTAA
- a CDS encoding MoxR family ATPase, translating into MTDGREDAAWFRDKFNTLQNEVGKVIVGQEEVVEATLVAVAAGGHVLLEGVPGLGKTMLVRTLAQALHLDFNRIQFTPDLMPADVTGSNVLAEGDDGQRAFVFRPGPIFANIVLADEINRATPKTQSALLEAMQEQAVTTGGARRPLGPPFWVMATQNPIEQEGTYPLPEAQLDRFFFKILVGYPSLEELRDIIARTTGTETPIAEAVADREDLLRMHRIVREVPIASQVQDFALRLVVDSDPASPTAPEAVRRYVQYGSSPRGAQALILAAKTFALIEGRYNASQEDIIKVAKPALRHRILLNFEADADGKTPDQIVEALVDHARHGQPEPLKV; encoded by the coding sequence GTGACGGACGGACGAGAGGACGCGGCTTGGTTCAGGGACAAGTTCAACACCTTGCAAAACGAGGTCGGCAAGGTCATTGTGGGGCAAGAAGAGGTCGTCGAGGCGACGCTGGTCGCGGTGGCGGCCGGCGGCCATGTTTTGTTAGAAGGCGTGCCGGGACTGGGCAAGACCATGCTCGTGCGGACGCTCGCTCAGGCGCTGCATCTCGACTTCAACCGAATCCAGTTCACGCCCGATCTGATGCCCGCCGACGTTACTGGCTCGAACGTATTGGCCGAAGGAGACGACGGCCAGCGCGCGTTCGTCTTTCGCCCTGGGCCGATCTTTGCCAACATCGTGCTGGCCGACGAGATCAACCGCGCAACGCCCAAAACCCAGTCCGCTTTGTTAGAGGCAATGCAGGAACAGGCCGTTACGACCGGCGGCGCGCGCCGACCGCTCGGACCGCCATTTTGGGTAATGGCGACTCAGAATCCCATCGAGCAAGAGGGCACTTATCCTCTGCCCGAGGCCCAACTCGACCGGTTCTTCTTCAAGATTCTTGTCGGCTATCCGTCGTTGGAGGAGTTGCGCGACATCATAGCGCGAACGACCGGTACCGAAACGCCAATCGCCGAAGCCGTTGCCGATAGAGAAGATCTGTTGCGGATGCACCGGATCGTGCGCGAGGTGCCGATAGCGAGCCAAGTGCAGGACTTCGCGCTACGTTTGGTGGTCGATAGCGATCCGGCCTCGCCAACTGCGCCAGAGGCCGTGAGGCGGTATGTGCAGTACGGTTCCAGCCCCCGCGGCGCTCAGGCGCTGATCTTGGCGGCTAAAACTTTTGCGCTGATAGAAGGCCGCTACAATGCATCGCAAGAGGATATTATCAAGGTTGCCAAGCCCGCTCTCAGGCATCGAATTCTGTTGAACTTCGAGGCGGATGCCGACGGCAAAACGCCGGATCAGATTGTCGAAGCCTTGGTCGATCATGCTCGGCACGGCCAGCCCGAGCCGCTTAAGGTGTAG
- a CDS encoding DUF58 domain-containing protein, whose translation MSDWSPPSAEQLAALNRYRLKPGKSMAGRIRGERISPRKGVSIEFADYRHYVQGDDLRHLDWNILARHDRPVMKTYRDEQELLAHLYVDSSASMGFGAPSKLDHARSIAAALAYIALLGGDAVFLGSGPGIRGRAGYRKLAEMLSLLKAKGAGIEERPNQAPGLTFVLTDGLDPNMADFIRRLAGRGHQIAFVQILSDIDLDPDLEGDLRLIDSESSSAMEITATSGALKTYKENLSRHCDELSAVCRRTGATYVRLDAPEEPIRQAVIALRRAGLIA comes from the coding sequence ATGTCCGACTGGTCGCCGCCTTCTGCCGAACAGTTAGCCGCGCTCAACCGCTATCGCCTTAAACCCGGCAAGAGCATGGCCGGTCGCATTCGCGGCGAACGCATCTCGCCTCGGAAAGGCGTTTCGATCGAGTTTGCCGACTATCGGCATTATGTCCAGGGCGACGACTTGAGGCACCTGGATTGGAACATCCTGGCGCGGCACGATCGCCCGGTGATGAAGACTTACCGAGACGAGCAAGAGCTGCTCGCGCATCTCTATGTCGATTCGTCGGCATCGATGGGCTTTGGCGCGCCGTCAAAACTGGACCATGCCCGGTCGATCGCGGCGGCATTGGCCTATATCGCTTTGCTTGGGGGCGATGCGGTCTTTCTGGGTTCGGGCCCGGGCATTCGAGGACGGGCGGGCTATCGCAAGCTTGCGGAGATGCTGTCCTTGCTAAAAGCAAAGGGCGCGGGCATTGAAGAGAGACCGAACCAGGCGCCGGGGTTGACGTTCGTTCTCACCGATGGACTTGATCCGAACATGGCCGACTTCATCCGACGATTGGCGGGACGAGGACATCAGATAGCATTCGTCCAAATCCTTTCGGACATTGACCTTGACCCGGATTTAGAAGGCGATCTGCGCCTTATCGACAGCGAATCGTCTAGCGCTATGGAGATCACCGCAACCAGCGGCGCGCTCAAGACGTACAAAGAGAATCTATCGCGCCACTGCGACGAGTTGAGCGCAGTGTGCCGACGGACAGGAGCGACCTACGTCCGTCTCGACGCGCCGGAAGAGCCGATACGCCAAGCCGTGATCGCGCTCCGTCGAGCGGGTCTGATCGCTTAG
- a CDS encoding phosphate ABC transporter ATP-binding protein: MVIADAPPPMVIDTELETRHAPEPPVMAAAVGVNVFYGNFQALKSVNIEIRSNRITSLIGPSGCGKTTFLRCLNRMNDLIEGARVEGRVLIDGIDVYHSSVDVVELRKSVGMVFQKPNPFPMSIFDNVAYGPRLHGLKEKSRLSEIVETSLRHAALWDEVKDKLKESGLKLSGGQQQRLCIARVLAVSPQVILMDEPTSALDPAATYRIEELMQTLKEDYTIVIVTHGMQQAARVSDYTGFFLNGEMREFGTTEQIFTVPALKETEDYIRGRFG; this comes from the coding sequence ATGGTGATCGCCGACGCGCCTCCGCCTATGGTTATCGACACCGAACTCGAGACGCGCCATGCTCCGGAACCGCCCGTAATGGCGGCCGCGGTGGGCGTCAACGTTTTTTACGGCAACTTTCAGGCGCTCAAGAGCGTCAACATCGAGATTCGATCCAACCGTATCACCTCGCTGATTGGCCCCTCCGGATGCGGCAAGACCACGTTTCTGCGCTGTTTGAACCGCATGAACGATCTGATAGAAGGCGCTCGCGTCGAGGGCCGCGTGCTGATCGATGGCATCGATGTCTACCACTCGTCGGTCGATGTGGTCGAGCTTCGAAAGAGCGTCGGCATGGTGTTCCAGAAGCCCAACCCCTTTCCGATGAGCATCTTCGACAACGTTGCCTATGGTCCGCGTCTGCACGGGTTGAAGGAGAAGAGCCGTTTGTCCGAGATCGTAGAGACCAGCCTGCGGCACGCGGCCCTATGGGACGAGGTCAAGGACAAGCTGAAGGAATCGGGTTTGAAGCTTTCCGGCGGACAGCAACAGCGGCTTTGCATCGCGCGCGTTTTGGCCGTCAGCCCGCAGGTCATCCTGATGGACGAGCCGACCTCGGCGCTCGACCCGGCAGCGACCTACCGGATAGAAGAGCTGATGCAGACGCTGAAAGAGGATTACACCATCGTGATCGTAACCCACGGAATGCAGCAGGCAGCGCGAGTTTCGGACTACACGGGGTTCTTTTTGAACGGCGAGATGCGCGAGTTTGGCACCACCGAGCAGATCTTCACGGTGCCCGCATTGAAAGAGACCGAGGACTACATCCGCGGTCGATTTGGCTGA
- a CDS encoding NTP transferase domain-containing protein: MTRAIVLAGGRGKKIWPYDEARNKVATPVMNVPNVRRLVDSLVSAGISQIAVAVGHQEGSVRSALEGSEAKIAFYRPGQEGGTNGAVLSGWPLVASETIAVAYGDVCCPPEAMRQALAAFASSGAIAGAVVCKLGPNDDPRDWIGAVVSNGEIGKIEGHSTDNDHRLAGLYFLTPQAIAHLEANPGRMESVPIGGMPPSEPELAQSIQLLIEKGEHVQAIETQGFWIDLDKPWHILEANRKWLEHEAASLAQNPIADGAQIDDSAEIDGFVSLGKNARIGKRAVIKGPLFLGEGAQAINGAIVNGACAVGRNSVLKDYCLIDAGTVIGSDCIVGHGAEMDGAMFDGAYLYHYCEISGVVGEKVDIGAATVCGTLRFDDGETSHWVQGRRETPPNFSNATYFGDYCRTGVNVITLPGRKIGAYSCVGPGVIVTEDVPNRTLLTVKQELVQKEWGPEKYGW, translated from the coding sequence ATGACCCGAGCAATCGTGCTGGCAGGCGGACGAGGCAAAAAAATCTGGCCTTACGACGAGGCCAGAAACAAGGTCGCCACGCCCGTGATGAACGTGCCCAACGTCCGCCGCTTGGTCGATTCGCTCGTTTCGGCAGGTATCAGCCAGATCGCGGTCGCCGTAGGACATCAAGAGGGCTCGGTGCGAAGCGCATTGGAAGGATCGGAGGCCAAGATCGCCTTCTATCGGCCCGGACAAGAGGGCGGAACCAATGGCGCCGTGCTCTCTGGCTGGCCGTTGGTCGCAAGCGAGACGATCGCTGTCGCTTATGGAGACGTTTGCTGTCCGCCCGAGGCCATGCGCCAAGCATTGGCGGCGTTTGCGAGTTCGGGCGCGATTGCAGGCGCGGTCGTGTGCAAACTTGGACCGAACGACGACCCGAGGGATTGGATCGGCGCAGTGGTCTCTAACGGGGAGATCGGTAAGATCGAAGGCCACTCGACCGATAACGATCATCGGTTGGCGGGGCTTTACTTTCTAACGCCGCAAGCCATAGCGCATCTGGAGGCCAATCCAGGCCGTATGGAATCGGTTCCGATCGGCGGAATGCCGCCGAGCGAACCCGAACTGGCGCAGTCGATCCAACTCTTGATCGAAAAGGGCGAGCACGTTCAAGCGATCGAGACTCAAGGCTTCTGGATCGACTTAGATAAGCCTTGGCACATTTTGGAAGCCAATCGAAAGTGGCTTGAGCACGAGGCGGCTAGCCTGGCACAGAACCCAATAGCGGACGGCGCCCAAATCGACGATTCTGCAGAAATCGACGGTTTCGTCTCGCTGGGCAAGAACGCCCGAATCGGCAAACGAGCCGTCATCAAGGGCCCTTTGTTTCTAGGGGAAGGCGCGCAGGCTATCAACGGCGCGATCGTCAACGGCGCCTGCGCGGTCGGGCGCAACTCGGTTCTAAAGGACTACTGCCTTATCGATGCGGGCACTGTCATTGGCTCCGACTGCATCGTGGGACACGGCGCCGAGATGGACGGCGCGATGTTCGACGGCGCCTATCTCTATCACTATTGCGAGATTTCGGGCGTGGTGGGCGAGAAGGTCGATATCGGCGCGGCGACCGTTTGCGGCACGCTGCGATTTGACGACGGCGAGACGAGCCATTGGGTGCAGGGTCGGCGCGAGACGCCGCCCAACTTCTCCAACGCCACCTACTTTGGAGATTACTGCCGCACGGGGGTCAACGTGATCACGCTGCCGGGACGCAAGATCGGAGCCTATTCGTGCGTCGGCCCGGGCGTGATCGTAACAGAAGACGTGCCCAATCGCACGCTGCTGACCGTGAAGCAAGAACTGGTTCAGAAGGAATGGGGACCGGAGAAGTACGGCTGGTAA
- a CDS encoding GNAT family N-acetyltransferase translates to MIGRRAPTNQVELIETADFREFVDVLSEGFGLNPDMAFQLFQQDPQRDVYIRLGLWKPTSKGRDLASILTVLPCRMELGGLRIDLAGISGVTTHPDHRRRGLSRILMDATLTRMAEAGYVAAGLIPFDYAFYRKHGFEMCAVAYEARIKPETLPKYPEAACAQIWENKHLTGLKAVHAAVGARRAGAVERRGERWNYIIWNNRRRMVAERGQGIEGYLLYDLVEHGQRLRAREFLYTSEFARRALIGWLARNPERAKEVSMVGSIEAVSKTFPQLVDARHAAPDQAMSAYQAMPNLMLRTLNARAALEQAVAVRGAPSQTVTIEIKDPLLNHNAGPWALSDQVERVDGRAQIRMEIGAFSAMLGGGLTPVEAMAKGAIRGDAEAVEAIDRLFPRLPTCLTLADYF, encoded by the coding sequence ATGATCGGTCGTCGCGCGCCGACGAACCAGGTCGAACTGATCGAGACGGCCGACTTTCGCGAGTTTGTGGACGTGCTGAGCGAGGGTTTCGGTCTGAATCCAGACATGGCGTTTCAACTGTTTCAGCAGGACCCGCAACGGGACGTCTACATTCGCTTAGGGCTATGGAAGCCAACTTCGAAGGGTCGGGATTTGGCCTCGATCCTGACTGTCTTGCCCTGTCGAATGGAGTTGGGCGGTCTCCGCATCGATCTTGCGGGCATTTCGGGAGTAACGACGCATCCAGATCATCGTCGCAGAGGCCTTTCCCGGATATTGATGGACGCAACGCTCACCCGCATGGCCGAAGCGGGCTATGTTGCAGCGGGACTGATTCCCTTTGACTATGCGTTCTATCGAAAGCATGGCTTCGAAATGTGCGCCGTCGCCTATGAAGCAAGGATCAAGCCTGAAACACTGCCCAAATATCCCGAGGCTGCCTGTGCGCAAATTTGGGAAAACAAGCATTTGACTGGGCTGAAAGCCGTTCATGCGGCGGTCGGCGCTCGTCGCGCAGGCGCGGTCGAAAGACGAGGCGAACGCTGGAACTACATCATCTGGAACAATCGGCGCCGCATGGTGGCCGAGCGAGGCCAAGGCATCGAAGGGTATTTGCTTTACGATCTCGTCGAGCATGGCCAGCGGCTTCGAGCGCGGGAGTTTCTCTATACCAGCGAGTTTGCTCGAAGGGCGCTGATCGGCTGGCTCGCAAGAAACCCAGAAAGAGCGAAAGAGGTTTCAATGGTCGGTTCAATAGAGGCCGTCTCAAAGACGTTCCCCCAATTAGTCGACGCTCGGCACGCGGCTCCAGACCAGGCGATGTCGGCTTACCAGGCAATGCCGAACTTGATGCTGAGAACGCTCAACGCGCGCGCCGCGCTTGAGCAGGCCGTTGCGGTTCGCGGGGCGCCTTCTCAGACGGTTACGATCGAGATCAAGGACCCGTTGCTTAATCACAATGCAGGGCCGTGGGCGCTGTCGGACCAGGTGGAGCGCGTCGACGGACGGGCGCAGATTCGTATGGAGATAGGGGCCTTTTCGGCGATGCTGGGCGGCGGGCTAACGCCTGTGGAGGCGATGGCGAAGGGAGCGATAAGAGGCGATGCAGAAGCAGTCGAAGCGATCGATCGGCTCTTTCCGCGACTGCCGACCTGCTTGACGCTCGCCGACTACTTTTAG
- a CDS encoding TIGR00159 family protein → MEELIQLGRQVASRWFLTIVDISIVSFIVYRVLLLARGTRAWQLMVGLIVFTLALYLTDVFQLETLHWVLDRATTLGPVALVILFFPELRRVLESFGRMEFWRTSFSVGELDPMRKAIQECVQAATRMSKDRIGALIVWERSETIEIGKGAAIDAEVSAPLLRTIFHPGSPLHDGAVLIRENKIVQAAVYFPELSKNEQIPDYFHTRHRAGIGVTEHFDCVAIIVSEESGAITMAQGGSWTTELDAGRLRRSLEDLFIGPEDAPFYRKMGTALGRVRFNRKNSAVKRTQQPAETTDA, encoded by the coding sequence TTGGAAGAGCTTATCCAGCTTGGGCGCCAGGTCGCGTCCCGCTGGTTTTTGACGATCGTTGACATTTCGATCGTCTCCTTTATCGTCTATCGTGTATTGTTGCTGGCTCGGGGCACTCGGGCATGGCAGCTTATGGTCGGCCTCATTGTCTTTACCCTCGCTCTCTATCTGACCGACGTTTTTCAACTGGAGACGCTCCACTGGGTGCTGGATCGAGCGACCACCTTGGGCCCGGTCGCGCTGGTCATTCTCTTCTTCCCAGAACTTCGACGCGTGCTGGAGAGCTTTGGCCGCATGGAGTTTTGGCGCACCAGCTTCTCCGTCGGCGAGTTGGACCCCATGCGCAAGGCGATTCAAGAGTGCGTTCAGGCGGCTACTAGAATGTCCAAAGATCGCATTGGCGCGCTGATCGTTTGGGAACGATCGGAGACCATAGAGATCGGAAAGGGCGCGGCCATCGATGCCGAGGTCTCCGCGCCGCTGCTCAGAACGATCTTTCATCCGGGTTCGCCGCTGCACGACGGCGCGGTACTGATCCGAGAGAACAAGATCGTGCAGGCCGCGGTCTACTTTCCCGAACTGAGCAAGAACGAACAGATCCCCGACTACTTTCATACTCGACACCGAGCCGGCATCGGAGTCACCGAACATTTCGACTGTGTGGCGATTATCGTGTCGGAAGAGAGCGGCGCCATCACTATGGCTCAAGGCGGATCGTGGACGACCGAACTGGACGCAGGCCGGCTGCGCCGGTCGCTGGAGGACCTGTTCATAGGGCCCGAAGACGCGCCCTTCTATCGAAAGATGGGCACCGCGCTAGGCAGAGTTCGGTTCAACCGAAAGAACTCCGCCGTAAAGCGAACTCAACAACCTGCCGAGACGACCGATGCTTAG
- a CDS encoding CPBP family intramembrane metalloprotease — MDREPNANRPQSPYLIAALGLLTLVFLFLYNRQPMSFASWIAPGGAQNYRTLEEYLLINCIALLAPIFVCWRSNEQAFGLQAFDPRTGWGLAAVMVAVMLPIVWFAAGRQEFQNYYPIDRRALQGWQFAIYFWAVYGFYMFCWEFFFRGFLALGLYPSWGVWAVLAQAVAFAVMHIGKPWLEVFGSFGAGLVLGMVAVRTKSFLPCFIAHWAVSIWMDVSVMLQRG, encoded by the coding sequence ATGGATCGAGAGCCGAACGCAAACCGTCCGCAGTCGCCCTATCTAATCGCTGCGCTCGGTTTGCTAACCCTGGTCTTTCTCTTTCTTTACAACCGTCAGCCGATGTCCTTTGCCAGTTGGATCGCACCTGGCGGAGCGCAAAACTATCGCACGTTGGAGGAATACCTGCTGATCAACTGCATCGCGCTGCTAGCGCCCATATTCGTGTGCTGGCGGTCGAACGAACAGGCTTTTGGTTTGCAGGCGTTCGATCCTCGAACGGGATGGGGGTTGGCGGCGGTCATGGTTGCCGTCATGTTGCCCATTGTCTGGTTCGCAGCGGGCCGTCAGGAGTTTCAAAATTACTACCCGATCGACCGCCGCGCGCTGCAAGGCTGGCAATTCGCGATATACTTTTGGGCAGTCTACGGATTTTACATGTTTTGCTGGGAGTTCTTTTTTAGGGGCTTCCTAGCGCTTGGACTGTACCCATCTTGGGGCGTTTGGGCAGTGTTGGCGCAGGCCGTTGCATTTGCCGTCATGCACATCGGCAAGCCGTGGCTGGAAGTTTTCGGCTCCTTTGGCGCCGGGCTTGTGTTGGGGATGGTCGCGGTAAGGACCAAGTCGTTTTTGCCCTGCTTTATCGCCCATTGGGCGGTCTCGATCTGGATGGACGTTTCGGTAATGCTGCAGCGCGGTTAG
- a CDS encoding family 10 glycosylhydrolase translates to MKTVIVSCILLLVSAVGHAQPPEMRAFWADTWHEALNNATQVDQMLQRVRSANCNAVVVQARRRGDAFYNSLYEPKNSNVASGFDPLAYLILRARTGFPRIEVHAWFVVHLVHNTTTWPTQATHVLNRIPEAVTQNNAGSTDTGSGLAIDFGHPAGADQFFRVVMDVLRRYDVDGVHMDYIRYMGTAWGYNPVSVARFNAKHGRSGSPATNDPQWLQWRRDQVTALMRRIYANSLAIKPYVNVSAALITWGNGPTSDNGWLSSSAYSSVFQDWRSWMQEGILDTGMPMCYYNQSQYPNYYANWIAFIKDRQYGRQATIGLGNYLNTISNTMTQIDQARLPTAGGNSPVGLTFYSYAACNTLNGNTQWYNSTFYSALAQKFGSFVPTPEMPWKTSPTKVALRGCVVQASDMSWVDNATVTLYRNSVAVRTLTTDGCGQYAAVDLEPGSYMISVTKAGVGSAIATKNAPEPGQLWNTDFVIGSTGSAIRAASLKEAELLSDGTRVIVAMCNVMTGNNGSGAIWVSDQYRGRNVRVLPQATALPWVAGDVVAISGVLATDGQGARYLTSATVTYTGATAPLALLR, encoded by the coding sequence ATGAAAACGGTTATCGTCTCTTGTATTTTGCTGTTGGTTTCGGCGGTCGGCCATGCACAGCCGCCGGAGATGCGCGCTTTTTGGGCGGACACCTGGCACGAAGCCTTGAACAATGCGACCCAAGTCGATCAGATGCTGCAGCGGGTGCGGTCGGCTAACTGCAACGCGGTGGTCGTGCAGGCCCGTCGCCGAGGAGACGCCTTCTACAACTCGCTCTACGAGCCCAAGAACTCCAACGTCGCCTCGGGCTTCGATCCTCTAGCCTACTTAATCTTAAGAGCTCGCACAGGCTTTCCTCGAATCGAAGTCCACGCTTGGTTCGTCGTTCATCTCGTTCATAACACAACGACTTGGCCGACCCAAGCGACCCATGTGCTCAATCGAATCCCCGAGGCTGTAACGCAGAACAACGCGGGCAGCACAGACACGGGTTCTGGCCTTGCAATCGATTTTGGCCATCCGGCGGGCGCCGATCAGTTCTTTCGCGTCGTGATGGACGTGCTGCGCCGATACGACGTGGACGGCGTCCATATGGACTATATTCGATACATGGGCACGGCTTGGGGCTATAACCCCGTTAGCGTCGCTCGGTTCAACGCCAAGCACGGTCGATCCGGCTCGCCCGCGACCAACGATCCGCAATGGCTACAGTGGCGGCGCGACCAAGTAACCGCGCTGATGCGCCGAATCTACGCCAACAGCCTCGCGATCAAGCCCTATGTCAACGTCAGCGCGGCGCTGATCACATGGGGCAACGGACCGACGAGCGACAATGGCTGGCTTTCTTCTTCGGCCTACAGTTCGGTGTTTCAAGATTGGCGATCCTGGATGCAAGAGGGCATCCTTGACACCGGAATGCCGATGTGCTACTACAATCAGAGCCAGTATCCCAACTACTACGCCAACTGGATCGCCTTCATCAAGGACCGGCAATACGGCCGCCAAGCGACCATTGGGCTGGGGAACTACCTGAACACGATCAGCAACACCATGACGCAGATCGACCAGGCGAGGCTGCCAACGGCTGGCGGCAATTCGCCCGTTGGCCTGACCTTCTACTCCTATGCCGCGTGCAACACTTTGAACGGTAACACGCAATGGTACAACTCGACCTTCTACTCTGCGCTGGCGCAAAAGTTTGGCAGCTTTGTTCCGACGCCCGAGATGCCATGGAAGACCAGCCCGACGAAGGTCGCGCTAAGGGGATGCGTCGTGCAAGCCTCCGACATGAGCTGGGTCGATAACGCGACGGTAACGCTCTATCGCAACAGCGTAGCCGTTCGGACCCTGACGACCGACGGATGCGGCCAATACGCCGCGGTCGATTTAGAGCCGGGCAGTTACATGATCTCGGTTACCAAGGCCGGGGTCGGATCGGCCATCGCCACCAAGAACGCTCCCGAGCCGGGGCAACTATGGAACACCGACTTTGTCATAGGTTCGACCGGCAGCGCCATTCGGGCAGCGAGCCTCAAAGAGGCTGAGCTTTTATCGGACGGGACGCGCGTTATCGTAGCGATGTGCAACGTCATGACGGGCAATAACGGTTCGGGCGCTATCTGGGTCAGCGATCAGTATAGAGGACGGAATGTCCGAGTTTTGCCCCAGGCAACCGCTTTGCCTTGGGTGGCGGGAGATGTGGTCGCTATTTCGGGCGTGCTGGCGACGGACGGCCAAGGCGCAAGATACCTGACCAGCGCCACGGTAACGTACACAGGAGCCACAGCGCCCTTGGCTTTGCTTAGATAA
- a CDS encoding cyclase family protein has translation MNWIDITALLSGETPLYPGDQQFELIESMRIADGDICNLSALKMSAHAGTHVDAPFHFDDSGIKMHELSLDALIGPAYVLDARGRIEIDAERIEKAPECERLLLKTDNEGGMSRSEFDKDHAYLSPDGAALLVERGIRLVGIDYLSVEKFGARPETHWTLCKAGAIIVEGLDLGQLNEGWHDLIVLPLKLKDADGAPARAVARPIQG, from the coding sequence ATGAACTGGATCGACATCACAGCGCTACTGAGCGGAGAAACCCCGCTCTATCCCGGCGATCAGCAGTTTGAACTGATTGAATCGATGAGGATTGCCGACGGCGACATCTGCAACCTTTCGGCGCTCAAGATGAGCGCTCATGCGGGCACGCACGTCGATGCGCCGTTCCACTTCGATGATTCGGGCATCAAGATGCACGAACTTTCTCTGGACGCTCTGATCGGACCGGCCTATGTCCTGGACGCTCGGGGCCGAATTGAGATTGACGCGGAGAGGATAGAAAAAGCGCCCGAATGCGAGAGGCTACTGTTGAAGACGGACAACGAGGGCGGGATGTCGCGCTCCGAATTCGACAAAGATCACGCCTATCTTTCGCCCGATGGCGCGGCGCTGCTGGTCGAGCGCGGCATTCGTCTGGTGGGCATCGACTATCTGTCCGTCGAGAAGTTCGGCGCGCGTCCTGAGACTCATTGGACGCTTTGCAAGGCGGGCGCAATTATAGTCGAGGGATTGGACCTGGGCCAACTGAACGAAGGCTGGCACGACCTGATCGTCTTGCCCCTTAAATTGAAAGACGCCGACGGGGCGCCCGCGCGCGCTGTGGCCAGGCCGATACAAGGTTGA